The following are encoded in a window of Parambassis ranga chromosome 15, fParRan2.1, whole genome shotgun sequence genomic DNA:
- the LOC114447295 gene encoding dickkopf-related protein 1-like isoform X2 encodes MYTASAHRFLAVYLTLLGYFGDAYAGAVLMNSNAIKNLPGASAAKVAETVSPTPRTSPPGSMGHKLPVDTLQSGVCTNDEECGGDEFCNDARGACLPCRKSRKRCTRDSMCCAGNRCSNGVCQANDIDGTDASITGWNKHNNTLEHQAKRPPTAHSYPPNADKGQEGDTCLRSADCSEGLCCARHFWSRICKPVLTEGQVCTRHRRKGTHGLELFQRCDCGDGLACRPEKGERERDHSVSRTAARNLHTCQRR; translated from the exons ATGTACACAGCGTCAGCGCACCGCTTCTTGGCTGTGTACCTCACGCTGCTTGGATACTTTGGGGACGCTTACGCGGGGGCAGTCCTGATGAATTCGAATGCCATCAAGAACTTGCCCGGTGCATCGGCTGCTAAAGTTGCTGAAACTGTCAGCCCAACTCCGCGCACCTCGCCCCCTGGCAGCATGGGACATAAATTACCCGTAGACACCTTGCAG TCAGGTGTTTGCACTAATGACGAAGAGTGCGGAGGTGATGAGTTCTGCAATGATGCCCGAGGCGCCTGCCTGCCCTGCCGTAAGAGCCGGAAACGTTGCACAAGAGACTCCATGTGTTGTGCAGGAAACCGCTGCAGCAACG GTGTTTGTCAGGCTAATGACATAGACGGCACAGATGCATCCATCACTGGctggaacaaacacaacaacacactggagcATCAAGCCAAGAGACCCCCCACTGCTCATAGCTATCCACCAAATGCTGACAAAG GCCAAGAGGGTGATACGTGCCTGAGATCAGCAGACTGCTCTGAGGGTCTATGCTGTGCCAGACACTTCTGGTCTCGCATCTGTAAGCCTGTGCTGACAGAGGGCCAGGTGTGTACGCGCCACCGCAGGAAAGGCACTCATGGCTTGGAGCTGTTCCAGCGCTGTGACTGTGGAGATGGCCTGGCCTGCCGAccagagaaaggagagagagagcgagatcACAGTGTCAGCAGGACTGCAGCCCGGAACCTACACACCTGTCAGAGACGCTGA
- the LOC114447295 gene encoding dickkopf-related protein 1-like isoform X1: MYTASAHRFLAVYLTLLGYFGDAYAGAVLMNSNAIKNLPGASAAKVAETVSPTPRTSPPGSMGHKLPVDTLQQSGVCTNDEECGGDEFCNDARGACLPCRKSRKRCTRDSMCCAGNRCSNGVCQANDIDGTDASITGWNKHNNTLEHQAKRPPTAHSYPPNADKGQEGDTCLRSADCSEGLCCARHFWSRICKPVLTEGQVCTRHRRKGTHGLELFQRCDCGDGLACRPEKGERERDHSVSRTAARNLHTCQRR, translated from the exons ATGTACACAGCGTCAGCGCACCGCTTCTTGGCTGTGTACCTCACGCTGCTTGGATACTTTGGGGACGCTTACGCGGGGGCAGTCCTGATGAATTCGAATGCCATCAAGAACTTGCCCGGTGCATCGGCTGCTAAAGTTGCTGAAACTGTCAGCCCAACTCCGCGCACCTCGCCCCCTGGCAGCATGGGACATAAATTACCCGTAGACACCTTGCAG CAGTCAGGTGTTTGCACTAATGACGAAGAGTGCGGAGGTGATGAGTTCTGCAATGATGCCCGAGGCGCCTGCCTGCCCTGCCGTAAGAGCCGGAAACGTTGCACAAGAGACTCCATGTGTTGTGCAGGAAACCGCTGCAGCAACG GTGTTTGTCAGGCTAATGACATAGACGGCACAGATGCATCCATCACTGGctggaacaaacacaacaacacactggagcATCAAGCCAAGAGACCCCCCACTGCTCATAGCTATCCACCAAATGCTGACAAAG GCCAAGAGGGTGATACGTGCCTGAGATCAGCAGACTGCTCTGAGGGTCTATGCTGTGCCAGACACTTCTGGTCTCGCATCTGTAAGCCTGTGCTGACAGAGGGCCAGGTGTGTACGCGCCACCGCAGGAAAGGCACTCATGGCTTGGAGCTGTTCCAGCGCTGTGACTGTGGAGATGGCCTGGCCTGCCGAccagagaaaggagagagagagcgagatcACAGTGTCAGCAGGACTGCAGCCCGGAACCTACACACCTGTCAGAGACGCTGA
- the LOC114447310 gene encoding cGMP-dependent protein kinase 1 isoform X5 yields the protein MKILKKRHIVDTRQQEHIRSEKLIMQEAHSDFIVRLYRTFKDSKYLYMLMEACLGGELWTILRDRGSFEDSTTRFYTACVVEAFAYLHSKGIIYRDLKPENLILDHRGYAKLVDFGFAKKIGFGKKTWTFCGTPEYVAPEIILNKGHDISADYWSLGILMFELLTGSPPFSGPDPMKTYNIILRGIDMIEFPKKITKNAANLIKKLCRDNPSERLGNLKNGVKDIQKHKWFEGFNWEGLKKGTLTPPIIPNVTSAVDTSNFDSFPEDNEDPPPDDNSGWDVDF from the exons ATGAAGATCCTGAAGAAACGACACATTGTTGACACGAGGCAGCAGGAGCACATTCGCTCTGAGAAACTCATCATGCAGGAGGCCCACTCGGATTTCATTGTTAG ACTCTACAGAACCTTCAAGGACAGCAAGTACCTCTACATGTTGATGGAAGCATGTTTAGGAGGAGAGCTGTGGACTATTCTTCGAGACCG GGGTTCATTTGAGGACTCAACTACCAGGTTTTACACAGCTTGTGTGGTGGAGGCTTTTGCTTACTTGCATTCCAAAGGAATCATCTACAGAGACCTTAAACCAGAGAACCTTATACTGGACCACAGGGGTTATGCCAAGCTG GTGGACTTTGGCTTTGCCAAGAAGATTGGGTTTGGGAAGAAAACGTGGACCTTCTGTGGGACACCAGAGTATGTAGCACCAGAGATTATTCTCAACAAGGGCCATGACATCTCAGCCGACTACTGGTCGCTAGGAATCCTCATGTTTGAGCTCTTAACTGGCAG TCCTCCGTTTTCTGGCCCTGATCCAATGAAAACGTACAACATCATCCTGAGAGGCATCGACATGATTGAATTTCCAAAGAAAATTACCAAAAATGCTGCCAACCTAATCAAAAAGCTATGCAG GGATAATCCATCTGAAAGACTGGGAAACTTGAAAAATGGTGTCAAAGACATCCAAAAGCACAA ATGGTTCGAGGGCTTTAACTGGGAGGGCTTGAAGAAAGGGACATTGACGCCTCCTATTATCCCTAAT GTCACATCAGCAGTTGACACAAGTAATTTCGACAGCTTCCCAGAAGACAACGAGGACCCACCTCCTGATGACAACTCTGGCTGGGACGTCGATTTTTGA
- the LOC114447310 gene encoding cGMP-dependent protein kinase 1 isoform X4, with protein MDSWDTDSEDSCDWGDSSEDDEPDVKYNKEEDIRTASVIAAEAVTCLVIDRDSFKHLIGGLEDVSSKGHEDADAKAKYEAENAFFFNLNLADFNIIDTLGVGGFGRVELVQLKSDENKTFAMKILKKRHIVDTRQQEHIRSEKLIMQEAHSDFIVRLYRTFKDSKYLYMLMEACLGGELWTILRDRGSFEDSTTRFYTACVVEAFAYLHSKGIIYRDLKPENLILDHRGYAKLVDFGFAKKIGFGKKTWTFCGTPEYVAPEIILNKGHDISADYWSLGILMFELLTGSPPFSGPDPMKTYNIILRGIDMIEFPKKITKNAANLIKKLCRDNPSERLGNLKNGVKDIQKHKWFEGFNWEGLKKGTLTPPIIPNVTSAVDTSNFDSFPEDNEDPPPDDNSGWDVDF; from the exons ATGGATTCTTGGGACACTGACTCAGAGGATTCGTGTGACTGGGGCGACTCATCAGAGGACGATGAGCCGGATGTCAAATATAATAAAGA GGAGGACATCAGGACAGCCAGCGTCATTGCAGCAGAGGCCGTCACCTGTCTAGTCATCGATCGAGA ttCGTTCAAGCATCTGATTGGAGGTTTGGAGGACGTGTCCAGCAAAGGACATGAGGACGCTGATGCAAAAGCAAA GTATGAAGCAGAGAATGCATTTTTCTTCAATCTCAACCTCGCTGACTTCAACATCATCGACACTCTGGGTGTTGGTGGCTTTGGCCGTGTTGAACTG GTTCAGCTTAAGAGCGACGAGAACAAAACCTTTGCCATGAAGATCCTGAAGAAACGACACATTGTTGACACGAGGCAGCAGGAGCACATTCGCTCTGAGAAACTCATCATGCAGGAGGCCCACTCGGATTTCATTGTTAG ACTCTACAGAACCTTCAAGGACAGCAAGTACCTCTACATGTTGATGGAAGCATGTTTAGGAGGAGAGCTGTGGACTATTCTTCGAGACCG GGGTTCATTTGAGGACTCAACTACCAGGTTTTACACAGCTTGTGTGGTGGAGGCTTTTGCTTACTTGCATTCCAAAGGAATCATCTACAGAGACCTTAAACCAGAGAACCTTATACTGGACCACAGGGGTTATGCCAAGCTG GTGGACTTTGGCTTTGCCAAGAAGATTGGGTTTGGGAAGAAAACGTGGACCTTCTGTGGGACACCAGAGTATGTAGCACCAGAGATTATTCTCAACAAGGGCCATGACATCTCAGCCGACTACTGGTCGCTAGGAATCCTCATGTTTGAGCTCTTAACTGGCAG TCCTCCGTTTTCTGGCCCTGATCCAATGAAAACGTACAACATCATCCTGAGAGGCATCGACATGATTGAATTTCCAAAGAAAATTACCAAAAATGCTGCCAACCTAATCAAAAAGCTATGCAG GGATAATCCATCTGAAAGACTGGGAAACTTGAAAAATGGTGTCAAAGACATCCAAAAGCACAA ATGGTTCGAGGGCTTTAACTGGGAGGGCTTGAAGAAAGGGACATTGACGCCTCCTATTATCCCTAAT GTCACATCAGCAGTTGACACAAGTAATTTCGACAGCTTCCCAGAAGACAACGAGGACCCACCTCCTGATGACAACTCTGGCTGGGACGTCGATTTTTGA